Proteins encoded together in one Altererythrobacter epoxidivorans window:
- a CDS encoding acetyl-CoA C-acetyltransferase: protein MSKRRAAIVSPLRTPVGKFLGTLAPLDAGKLGAVILKALVERSGIDPERVDDVVFSQGYGNGEAPAIGHWSWLAAGLPLEVPGFQLDRRCGSGVQAVATAAMMVETGMADVVVAGGCESMSNVEHYTTDLRQGVRMGDMTLHDRLSRGRLMSQPIERFGVITGMIETAENLAKDYGISREEADAYAVRSHQNAAKAWAEGKFDDHLVPVEIPQRRGDPIVFDHDEGYRADASIDSLGSLRAIDIKRDPGAIVTAGNASQQNDAAAACLVVAEDKLEEMGLEPTLWFNGWAAAGCDPSRMGIGPVPAVERLFARTGMSWDDIGLVELNEAFAPQVLAVLKGWGWSKDDSRMDMLNVNGSGISLGHPIGATGGRILADMAAEMHRREAKFGLETMCIGGGQGIAAIFERAA, encoded by the coding sequence ATGAGCAAGAGACGCGCCGCAATCGTATCCCCGCTTCGCACGCCGGTGGGCAAGTTCCTCGGCACGCTCGCCCCGCTCGACGCGGGTAAGCTGGGCGCGGTGATCCTGAAGGCACTGGTCGAACGCAGCGGGATCGATCCCGAACGCGTCGATGACGTCGTTTTCAGCCAGGGTTATGGCAATGGCGAAGCGCCTGCGATCGGTCACTGGAGCTGGCTCGCCGCCGGCCTCCCGCTCGAAGTTCCCGGCTTCCAGCTCGACCGCCGCTGCGGCTCTGGCGTTCAGGCCGTCGCAACCGCTGCAATGATGGTGGAAACCGGCATGGCCGATGTGGTCGTTGCGGGTGGCTGCGAAAGCATGTCGAACGTCGAGCATTACACCACCGACCTCAGGCAAGGCGTGCGCATGGGCGACATGACGCTGCACGACCGCCTGTCGCGCGGACGCCTGATGAGCCAGCCGATCGAGCGCTTCGGTGTGATCACCGGCATGATCGAAACCGCCGAAAACCTCGCCAAGGATTACGGCATCAGCCGCGAAGAGGCCGATGCCTATGCAGTTCGCAGTCACCAGAATGCGGCCAAGGCATGGGCCGAGGGCAAGTTCGACGATCACCTGGTGCCGGTTGAGATCCCGCAGCGCCGCGGCGATCCGATCGTGTTCGACCACGACGAAGGTTATCGCGCCGATGCGAGCATCGATTCGCTCGGGTCCTTGCGCGCGATCGATATCAAGCGCGACCCCGGCGCCATCGTGACGGCGGGCAATGCCAGCCAGCAGAACGATGCCGCTGCTGCCTGCCTCGTCGTTGCCGAGGACAAGCTGGAGGAAATGGGCCTCGAGCCGACCCTCTGGTTCAATGGCTGGGCTGCTGCCGGCTGCGATCCTTCGCGAATGGGCATCGGCCCGGTTCCGGCAGTCGAGCGCCTCTTTGCCCGCACCGGCATGAGCTGGGACGATATCGGCCTGGTCGAATTGAACGAAGCCTTCGCCCCCCAAGTCCTCGCCGTGTTGAAGGGTTGGGGCTGGTCGAAGGACGACAGCCGGATGGACATGCTCAACGTGAACGGTTCGGGCATTTCACTGGGCCATCCCATCGGCGCGACCGGCGGACGCATCCTCGCCGACATGGCCGCGGAAATGCACCGGCGGGAAGCGAAGTTCGGGCTCGAGACCATGTGCATCGGCGGCGGTCAGGGCATCGCTGCGATCTTCGAACGGGCTGCCTGA
- a CDS encoding SPFH domain-containing protein: MSDKSNVMNVSRETPASAHSGYVMLLVLLAITVIGVWAIMGGLPPVGASKFEKLAFIGTLIGAVMASVFVMVGFYMVQPNQGAVITLFGEYRGTDRTEGLRWVWPWMIRKKISARVHNVHSDKVKINDLRGNPIEIACNVVWRVADTAQAVFDVDDYKEFVNIQIEAGLRTVGARHPYDDMSDEDETTLRGSADIINAELQAELNERLRTAGIVVDEAGLTHLAYAPEIAGAMLRRQQADAVIAARQKVVLGAVGMVEDALRKLSHDGIVDLDEERKAAMVSNLMVVLCGDREAQPVVNTGTLYQ; the protein is encoded by the coding sequence ATGAGCGACAAATCGAACGTGATGAACGTCAGCCGGGAGACCCCGGCATCGGCGCATAGCGGCTATGTCATGTTGCTGGTCCTGCTGGCCATTACGGTCATCGGAGTCTGGGCGATCATGGGCGGGTTGCCGCCTGTCGGCGCGTCTAAGTTCGAAAAGCTGGCCTTCATCGGCACTCTTATCGGTGCGGTCATGGCTTCGGTTTTCGTGATGGTCGGATTCTACATGGTGCAGCCGAACCAGGGCGCCGTGATCACGTTGTTCGGCGAATATCGCGGTACCGACAGGACAGAAGGTCTGCGCTGGGTCTGGCCATGGATGATCCGCAAGAAGATCTCCGCCCGCGTCCACAACGTCCATTCCGACAAGGTCAAGATCAACGACCTTCGCGGTAACCCGATCGAGATCGCCTGCAACGTCGTCTGGCGCGTGGCGGACACCGCCCAGGCGGTGTTCGACGTCGACGATTACAAGGAGTTCGTGAACATCCAGATCGAGGCCGGTCTTCGTACGGTCGGTGCGCGGCACCCCTATGACGACATGAGCGACGAGGATGAAACGACGCTGCGCGGCAGCGCCGACATCATCAACGCCGAATTGCAGGCCGAGCTCAACGAACGCCTGCGCACCGCCGGGATCGTGGTCGACGAAGCGGGCCTCACGCACCTCGCCTATGCACCTGAAATCGCCGGGGCGATGCTTCGCCGCCAGCAGGCTGATGCCGTGATCGCGGCGCGCCAGAAGGTCGTGCTGGGCGCGGTCGGAATGGTTGAGGATGCGCTGCGGAAACTCTCGCACGATGGCATTGTCGACCTCGATGAAGAGCGCAAGGCGGCAATGGTTTCCAACCTCATGGTGGTCCTGTGCGGCGACCGCGAGGCGCAACCGGTCGTCAACACCGGCACGCTCTACCAGTAA
- a CDS encoding exodeoxyribonuclease III: protein MVSVATWNINSVRLRLPIVERLLQEEAPDVLCLQEIKCQEHQFPAQALADLGYTYQAIHGQKGYHGVATVSRLPMKEFSRHDWQDNGEARHVGVELTDPAHQGMVIENVYIPAGGDEPDRTINVKFGQKLDFLERMTRWADKVDRPTLIVGDFNIAPLESDVWNHKQLLKVVSHTPLEVETLQRFKDAHGWTDIGREHIRDPERYFSWWSYRAKDWKANDRGRRLDHMWASPELAKQAGRHWLREDARDWEKPSDHIPLFTEFSL from the coding sequence ATGGTTTCAGTCGCTACATGGAATATCAACTCGGTCCGCCTGCGCTTGCCGATCGTAGAGCGCCTCTTGCAGGAGGAAGCCCCGGACGTGCTTTGCCTGCAGGAGATCAAATGCCAGGAGCATCAGTTCCCGGCCCAGGCGCTGGCCGATCTCGGCTATACCTACCAGGCGATCCACGGGCAGAAGGGTTATCACGGCGTCGCGACGGTCAGCCGGCTGCCGATGAAGGAATTCTCGCGCCACGACTGGCAGGACAATGGCGAGGCGCGTCATGTCGGGGTCGAACTGACCGATCCGGCGCACCAGGGCATGGTGATCGAGAACGTCTATATTCCCGCAGGCGGCGACGAGCCCGACCGCACGATCAATGTGAAGTTCGGGCAGAAGCTCGACTTCCTCGAACGCATGACGCGCTGGGCCGACAAGGTCGATCGCCCGACGCTGATCGTCGGCGATTTCAACATTGCGCCGCTCGAAAGCGATGTCTGGAACCACAAGCAGTTGTTGAAGGTGGTGAGCCACACGCCGCTCGAGGTCGAGACGCTGCAACGCTTCAAGGATGCCCACGGCTGGACCGACATCGGGCGCGAGCACATCCGCGATCCCGAACGCTATTTCAGCTGGTGGAGTTACCGCGCCAAGGACTGGAAGGCCAATGATCGCGGACGCCGGCTAGACCACATGTGGGCCAGTCCCGAGCTTGCCAAACAGGCAGGACGGCACTGGCTGCGCGAAGATGCGCGCGACTGGGAAAAACCGAGCGACCATATCCCGCTGTTTACGGAGTTCAGTCTCTGA
- a CDS encoding alkaline phosphatase: MAKNTAAFALTGAIAMALAACTPATSQGSVESAPVVAATEPTTAKKVILFIGDGMGISTITAARIYAGQKLGQSGEEYVQSFEKFDNVALVKTYNSNAQTPDSAGTASAMNTGVKTKIGVLGIGPEAPHGDCAGSLPHRLETLGEKAKREGLALGIVSTARITHATPAAVYAHIPNRDWEADAAIPADQRGLGCEDIATQLIGTDFDVALGGGRAAFYGKDKGGRRLEDDADLPAAWVQLTGGTYVEDQAALAAAPLDKPVFGVFSPSHMTYMVDRKADSSEPTLTDMTAEAIKRLDSDPDGYYLMVESGRIDHGHHESKAGYALEEAVEFDRAIRYAIEHTDPEETLILVTADHSHVFTMAGYPKRGNPILGLVYPPEGGDEDHGAGGDGPSLAADGKPYSTLGYANGPGAVRGDRGIPDTGVRAQQQSLVPMGSETHGGEDVALFGTGPGSQRVRGVIEQNVIYDIIAKALGWKR; the protein is encoded by the coding sequence ATGGCCAAGAACACCGCAGCCTTTGCCCTGACCGGCGCAATCGCCATGGCACTCGCCGCCTGTACGCCCGCTACCTCGCAAGGATCGGTCGAATCGGCGCCGGTTGTCGCAGCGACCGAACCGACGACGGCGAAGAAGGTGATCCTGTTCATCGGCGACGGCATGGGCATTTCGACCATCACCGCCGCGCGCATCTACGCAGGGCAGAAATTGGGGCAGAGCGGCGAGGAATATGTCCAGTCGTTCGAGAAGTTCGATAATGTCGCACTCGTCAAAACCTACAATTCCAACGCACAAACTCCCGATAGCGCCGGCACGGCATCGGCCATGAACACCGGGGTGAAGACGAAGATCGGTGTGCTCGGGATCGGGCCAGAGGCACCGCATGGCGATTGTGCCGGGTCCCTTCCGCACCGTCTGGAAACCCTTGGCGAAAAGGCCAAGCGCGAGGGGCTGGCGCTGGGGATCGTGAGCACGGCGCGCATCACCCACGCGACCCCGGCGGCGGTCTATGCCCATATTCCGAATCGCGACTGGGAAGCCGATGCGGCGATCCCCGCGGACCAGCGCGGCCTCGGCTGCGAGGATATCGCGACGCAGCTCATCGGCACCGATTTCGACGTCGCGCTCGGCGGCGGCCGTGCGGCATTCTATGGCAAGGACAAAGGTGGGCGCAGGCTCGAGGACGATGCCGATCTGCCGGCAGCCTGGGTGCAGCTGACTGGCGGCACCTATGTCGAAGATCAGGCGGCGCTTGCGGCAGCCCCGCTAGACAAGCCTGTCTTCGGCGTGTTCTCGCCCAGCCACATGACCTACATGGTCGATCGCAAGGCCGACAGCAGCGAACCGACCCTGACCGATATGACCGCAGAGGCGATCAAGCGGCTCGATAGCGATCCCGATGGCTATTACCTGATGGTTGAAAGCGGGCGGATCGATCACGGCCACCACGAATCGAAGGCTGGATATGCCCTGGAAGAGGCGGTCGAATTCGACCGGGCCATCCGTTACGCGATCGAGCATACGGATCCGGAAGAGACACTGATCCTCGTCACGGCGGACCATAGCCACGTCTTCACAATGGCCGGGTACCCGAAACGCGGCAATCCGATCCTCGGCCTGGTCTATCCGCCTGAAGGGGGCGACGAGGACCACGGCGCGGGCGGCGATGGCCCCTCGCTGGCTGCGGATGGAAAACCCTACAGCACGCTTGGCTATGCCAACGGACCCGGCGCGGTTCGGGGCGATCGCGGTATCCCGGACACAGGCGTCCGCGCGCAGCAGCAGTCGCTGGTGCCGATGGGCTCGGAAACGCATGGCGGCGAAGACGTCGCGCTGTTTGGCACAGGTCCCGGGTCGCAGCGCG
- a CDS encoding CoA transferase, whose translation MYQLLDDLSLIEVSSFVASPTIGLYCAQMGAEVIRVDHKAGGLDYDRYLLTKEGRSLSWENLNRAKKSVALDLRSAEGRELCVELARKTGQCVTNLPEKSFLSHAALSDGREDMISVRIMGWHDGRQAMDFTVNAASGYPLMCGPEEWDMATAPPVNQVLPAWDFITGAYGAFALLAALRHRDKTGQGSEVRIPLGDVAIGTMANSGSLAEMLYRGSDRERLGNAIWGAFGRDFRSLDNQRFMVAALTPKQWDGLVAAFGIEAEIAALESELGVRFADGDTPRFQNRHRLFDLFQQAAGQHDYDVLAARMSEQGCTFERYRTMHEAANDPVLVADNPLFGPSPANPSGFEYPATRSFANLGGQDRGDPAPAPYLGQHSEEVLSEKLGLSSGHIGKLVDAGTVALSDKDR comes from the coding sequence GTGTACCAGCTTCTCGACGATCTCAGCCTGATCGAAGTTTCCAGCTTCGTCGCTTCGCCGACGATCGGCCTCTACTGCGCGCAGATGGGAGCCGAGGTGATCCGCGTCGATCACAAGGCGGGCGGGCTGGATTACGACCGATACCTGCTGACGAAGGAAGGGCGCAGCCTGAGTTGGGAAAACCTCAACCGTGCCAAGAAATCGGTCGCGCTCGACCTGCGTTCGGCAGAGGGTCGCGAGCTGTGCGTCGAACTTGCTCGCAAGACCGGCCAGTGCGTCACCAACCTGCCTGAAAAGAGCTTCCTCAGCCATGCGGCACTAAGCGATGGCCGCGAAGACATGATATCCGTGCGGATCATGGGCTGGCACGACGGCAGGCAGGCGATGGACTTCACCGTCAATGCCGCGAGCGGTTATCCGCTGATGTGCGGACCCGAAGAATGGGACATGGCCACGGCCCCTCCTGTAAACCAGGTGCTGCCGGCATGGGATTTCATCACCGGGGCCTATGGTGCCTTCGCATTGCTGGCGGCGCTCCGTCACCGTGACAAGACGGGCCAGGGCAGCGAGGTCCGCATTCCGTTGGGCGACGTGGCGATCGGCACAATGGCCAACAGCGGTTCGCTTGCCGAAATGCTTTACCGCGGGTCCGACCGCGAACGGCTCGGCAATGCCATCTGGGGTGCGTTCGGCCGCGACTTCCGCAGCCTCGACAACCAGCGCTTCATGGTTGCAGCGCTGACGCCCAAGCAATGGGACGGATTGGTCGCAGCCTTCGGTATCGAAGCCGAGATTGCAGCGCTCGAAAGCGAGCTTGGCGTCCGCTTCGCCGATGGCGACACCCCTCGGTTCCAGAACCGGCACCGCCTGTTCGACCTGTTCCAGCAGGCTGCGGGCCAGCATGACTACGACGTCCTTGCCGCCCGCATGAGCGAGCAGGGCTGCACCTTCGAACGTTATCGCACCATGCACGAAGCGGCGAACGATCCGGTGCTGGTGGCGGATAACCCGCTGTTCGGCCCTTCGCCCGCCAACCCTTCGGGCTTCGAATACCCGGCCACCCGCAGCTTCGCCAATCTGGGCGGCCAGGACCGGGGCGATCCTGCGCCCGCACCCTATCTCGGACAACACAGCGAAGAGGTGCTGAGCGAAAAGCTCGGCCTGTCGTCCGGCCACATCGGCAAGCTTGTCGATGCAGGCACGGTCGCACTTTCAGACAAGGACAGATGA
- a CDS encoding GNAT family N-acetyltransferase has protein sequence MTAVSLRPEATQDHAAIFDVTKAAFRDMPFSDGSEAGLVGKLRDAGDLTLSLVAENGGHIVGHIAFSPVTISDGTGDWYGLGPVSVTPELHGQGIGFRLVQRGIADIRALGAKGIVLLGDPEYYGRFGFRHEPQLAYPGPPAEYFQCLVLEGDLPSGVVSYAPAFG, from the coding sequence ATGACCGCCGTCTCGCTCCGCCCCGAAGCCACGCAGGATCACGCGGCAATCTTCGATGTTACCAAGGCTGCATTTCGCGACATGCCATTCTCTGATGGAAGCGAAGCCGGACTGGTCGGCAAGCTGCGCGATGCAGGCGATCTCACGCTATCGCTGGTGGCGGAAAACGGCGGGCACATCGTTGGCCATATCGCCTTTTCACCCGTCACGATCAGCGACGGCACCGGCGACTGGTACGGGCTCGGGCCGGTAAGCGTGACGCCCGAACTTCATGGACAGGGCATCGGTTTCCGGCTGGTCCAGCGGGGTATCGCGGACATACGCGCTTTGGGGGCAAAGGGCATCGTGCTGCTGGGCGATCCGGAATATTACGGGCGCTTCGGCTTCAGGCATGAACCGCAGCTCGCCTATCCGGGGCCGCCAGCGGAATATTTCCAGTGCCTGGTGCTGGAAGGCGATCTTCCCTCTGGCGTTGTCAGCTACGCCCCGGCTTTCGGATAG
- a CDS encoding acyl-CoA dehydrogenase family protein, translating to MSQTGMDPETFEQFIEQLERYVRERLIPAEKDVIENDAIPADIIEEMKEMGLFGLTVPEEFGGAGLNTEQYARTVYTMAYAAPAYRSIFSINVGMFNSAIKNGGTDAQKAEWWPRIAAGEIACFGLTEPGSGSDSAAMQTTAKPDPSGNGWILNGTKRYITNAPHASVGLIMARTEKDNLPKNAHVSAFIVPMDTPGVSTGSPDHKMGQAGSHISDIMLDDVHVPGDALLGGETGRGFVFAMKSLDNGRISVGAASTGYARRALDSAIRYANERKAFGEPIANFQLIQQMLAESETEIYAAESMMADVTARADRGENILRKAAAFKVFASEMCGRVVDRVVQVYGGAGYLAEYEAERFFRDARIYRIYEGTTQILQLQIAKHMLRDWKAEHG from the coding sequence ATGAGCCAGACCGGAATGGACCCGGAAACCTTCGAACAGTTCATCGAACAGCTGGAACGCTATGTTCGCGAACGGCTGATCCCGGCGGAAAAGGATGTCATCGAGAATGACGCCATTCCTGCCGACATCATCGAAGAGATGAAGGAAATGGGTCTGTTCGGACTGACCGTGCCTGAAGAGTTTGGCGGCGCGGGGCTCAACACGGAACAATATGCGCGCACGGTCTATACCATGGCCTACGCAGCGCCGGCCTACCGTTCGATCTTCTCGATCAATGTCGGAATGTTCAATTCGGCGATCAAGAACGGCGGCACCGATGCGCAGAAGGCCGAATGGTGGCCGCGTATCGCCGCGGGCGAGATCGCCTGCTTCGGCCTGACCGAGCCGGGAAGCGGTTCGGACAGCGCCGCGATGCAGACGACTGCCAAGCCCGACCCGTCGGGCAATGGCTGGATCCTCAACGGCACGAAGCGCTACATCACCAATGCTCCGCACGCCTCGGTCGGCCTGATCATGGCGCGCACGGAGAAGGACAACCTGCCCAAGAATGCGCATGTCAGCGCCTTCATCGTGCCGATGGATACGCCCGGCGTTTCGACCGGCAGCCCCGACCACAAGATGGGGCAGGCGGGCAGTCATATCTCGGACATCATGCTCGACGACGTGCACGTCCCGGGCGATGCCCTGCTGGGCGGAGAGACGGGCCGCGGCTTCGTCTTCGCGATGAAGAGCCTCGACAACGGCCGCATCTCTGTCGGCGCTGCATCAACCGGCTATGCCCGCCGCGCGCTCGACAGTGCGATCCGCTATGCCAACGAGCGCAAGGCGTTTGGCGAACCGATCGCCAACTTCCAGCTGATCCAGCAGATGCTGGCCGAGAGCGAGACAGAAATCTACGCAGCCGAAAGCATGATGGCTGACGTGACCGCCCGTGCCGATCGCGGGGAAAACATCCTGCGCAAGGCAGCCGCCTTCAAGGTCTTCGCCTCCGAAATGTGCGGCCGCGTGGTCGACCGCGTGGTCCAGGTCTATGGCGGCGCCGGTTATCTTGCCGAATACGAGGCCGAACGCTTCTTCCGCGATGCTCGCATCTATCGCATCTACGAAGGCACGACGCAGATCCTGCAACTGCAGATCGCCAAGCACATGTTGCGAGACTGGAAGGCGGAACACGGCTGA
- the ppk2 gene encoding polyphosphate kinase 2: MEPIKRKQYEDLLDPLELELVGMARWAKATGARILVLFEGRDTAGKGGAIRAVSERLNPRQCRIVALSKPSEDESTQWYFQRYVAHLPSAGEIVLFDRSWYNRAGVERVMGFTDEAQVDAFLKQAPVFEKQLVDDGILLFKYWLTTDQSLQEERLAERLDDPLKRWKLSPIDLAAREKYQAYTDAREAMLAATHTEWAPWTLVDFNDQKRGRLTLIRDLLDRLPDTQVEPAPIDFPALGQELLKETYGVLKPIESYPVEPD, from the coding sequence TTGGAACCTATCAAGCGCAAGCAATATGAAGATCTTCTCGATCCGCTCGAACTGGAACTGGTTGGCATGGCCCGCTGGGCAAAGGCGACCGGTGCGCGGATCCTTGTACTGTTCGAAGGGCGCGATACTGCTGGCAAGGGCGGTGCGATCAGGGCGGTCAGCGAACGGCTCAATCCCCGCCAGTGCCGGATCGTAGCGCTTTCAAAACCGTCCGAAGATGAAAGCACGCAGTGGTATTTCCAGCGTTATGTAGCGCACCTTCCGAGCGCTGGAGAAATCGTCCTGTTCGATCGCAGCTGGTACAACAGGGCGGGCGTCGAACGGGTGATGGGATTTACCGACGAGGCGCAGGTCGATGCCTTCCTGAAACAGGCGCCCGTGTTCGAGAAGCAGCTGGTTGATGACGGTATTTTGCTTTTCAAATACTGGCTGACTACCGATCAGTCCCTGCAGGAAGAGCGGCTGGCGGAACGGCTCGACGATCCGCTCAAGCGCTGGAAACTGTCACCGATCGACCTTGCCGCGCGGGAAAAGTACCAGGCCTATACCGATGCGCGCGAGGCGATGCTGGCTGCGACCCATACCGAATGGGCACCGTGGACGCTCGTCGATTTCAACGACCAGAAACGGGGGCGACTGACCCTGATCCGCGACTTGCTTGACCGGCTGCCGGACACCCAGGTCGAGCCCGCGCCGATCGACTTTCCGGCTCTTGGACAAGAGCTGCTGAAAGAGACCTACGGGGTACTGAAACCGATCGAGAGCTATCCGGTCGAACCCGACTAG
- the ribA gene encoding GTP cyclohydrolase II — MGKTERPYPAVYGVQSLNEAAPRPTPSRRVAQAVDALRHGWPIAFAGGPVLLPVETAIAKAATSDRMLISAARAATLKLANQREAAEPHAPVLIRGGEAFDLASARPIADPALDLANPLKGPFKAEAIEWAGEARAAMELARIAGILPAFMVDPASAGEAQAIETGDLAEWADTANLTIATRARLPVAASETAEIVAFRSADDMREHVALVIGRQTGDVAPLVRLHSECLTGDILGSLKCDCGPQLDAALAAMADEASRGSWGVLLYMRQEGRGIGLVNKLRAYRLQDQGFDTVEANERLGLPDEARDFATAARMLDLLGVRSIRLMTNNPRKVAALEAAGMTVNERVPHQLPDNPHNARYLATKRDKSGHLLE, encoded by the coding sequence CTGGGAAAAACCGAGCGACCATATCCCGCTGTTTACGGAGTTCAGTCTCTGAACGAGGCCGCGCCTCGACCCACGCCCTCGCGCCGCGTCGCGCAGGCGGTCGATGCCCTGCGGCACGGCTGGCCGATCGCATTTGCAGGCGGCCCGGTCCTGCTGCCGGTCGAAACCGCGATCGCAAAGGCGGCAACTTCGGACAGGATGCTGATATCGGCGGCGCGCGCAGCCACGCTGAAACTGGCCAACCAGCGCGAAGCGGCAGAGCCGCATGCGCCGGTCCTGATCCGGGGCGGGGAAGCCTTCGACCTCGCATCCGCGCGCCCGATTGCCGATCCTGCGCTCGATCTCGCCAATCCGCTCAAAGGGCCGTTCAAGGCCGAAGCGATCGAATGGGCAGGGGAAGCGAGAGCGGCAATGGAGCTGGCGCGGATTGCAGGCATCCTTCCCGCTTTCATGGTCGATCCCGCTTCTGCCGGAGAAGCGCAGGCGATCGAAACCGGTGATCTTGCGGAATGGGCCGACACGGCCAACCTGACGATTGCGACGCGCGCACGGCTTCCGGTCGCAGCGAGCGAGACAGCCGAAATCGTCGCCTTCCGCAGCGCCGACGACATGCGAGAACACGTCGCGCTGGTGATTGGCAGGCAGACGGGCGATGTCGCGCCGCTGGTGCGGCTCCACTCAGAGTGCCTTACCGGCGATATACTCGGCAGCCTCAAATGCGATTGCGGGCCGCAGCTTGATGCAGCACTGGCGGCGATGGCCGACGAGGCGAGCCGGGGCAGTTGGGGCGTTCTCCTTTACATGCGGCAGGAAGGGCGCGGCATCGGCCTCGTCAACAAGCTGCGCGCCTATCGCCTGCAGGATCAGGGCTTCGACACGGTCGAGGCGAACGAACGGCTGGGCCTGCCGGACGAGGCCCGGGATTTCGCCACCGCCGCGCGAATGCTCGACCTGCTCGGGGTCCGCTCGATCCGCCTGATGACGAATAATCCGCGCAAGGTCGCAGCGCTCGAGGCAGCGGGCATGACGGTGAATGAACGGGTGCCGCACCAGCTGCCCGACAATCCGCACAACGCCCGCTACCTCGCAACCAAGCGCGACAAATCGGGCCACTTGCTGGAATGA
- a CDS encoding FAS1-like dehydratase domain-containing protein, translating into MGEWDAWLGREQVQTDTLPPSLAQRWLATFDLEQRDSGAMPQGIHFCLCTPEAPQAALGEDGHPARSADDKSFFPPIPLPRRMWAASKIEFLAPIEIGAAISRTSRIASVAEKDGSTGRLGFVDVEHLTVADGTPAVREVQTLVYRDAMAPDAPLSPPSPGDGGFDPAQWQSHRTVTPDPRLLFRFSALTFNTHRIHYDAPYARDIERYRGLVVHGPLMSSLLLQMAAGELGENALKSFAFRAVSPAIADEVLHIAMRPSDDGFELGTFASDGRQVVKASATV; encoded by the coding sequence ATGGGCGAATGGGACGCCTGGCTGGGGCGCGAGCAAGTCCAGACCGATACGCTCCCCCCTTCGCTGGCGCAGCGCTGGCTCGCAACCTTCGATCTCGAACAGCGCGACAGCGGCGCGATGCCGCAGGGCATCCATTTCTGTCTCTGCACTCCCGAAGCGCCGCAGGCGGCGCTTGGCGAAGACGGGCATCCCGCCCGCAGCGCCGACGATAAGAGCTTCTTCCCGCCCATACCCCTGCCACGCAGGATGTGGGCGGCAAGCAAGATCGAGTTTCTTGCACCGATAGAGATCGGCGCTGCCATTTCGCGGACCAGCCGGATCGCTTCGGTGGCGGAAAAGGATGGCAGCACCGGCAGGCTCGGCTTTGTCGATGTCGAGCACCTGACCGTTGCCGATGGCACGCCTGCAGTGCGTGAGGTCCAGACGCTGGTCTATCGGGACGCCATGGCGCCCGACGCTCCACTGAGCCCGCCTTCACCCGGTGATGGGGGTTTCGATCCTGCGCAATGGCAATCGCACCGCACTGTCACGCCCGACCCGCGCCTGTTGTTCCGCTTCTCGGCGCTGACCTTCAACACCCACCGCATCCACTACGATGCGCCCTATGCCCGCGATATCGAACGCTATCGCGGGCTGGTCGTCCACGGACCGCTCATGTCATCGCTGCTGTTGCAGATGGCAGCGGGTGAACTGGGCGAAAATGCTTTGAAGAGCTTCGCCTTCCGGGCTGTCAGCCCCGCCATTGCGGATGAAGTGCTGCACATCGCGATGCGGCCGAGCGACGACGGGTTCGAGCTCGGCACCTTCGCCAGCGACGGGCGCCAGGTCGTCAAGGCAAGCGCGACCGTCTAG